The Magnolia sinica isolate HGM2019 chromosome 9, MsV1, whole genome shotgun sequence genome contains a region encoding:
- the LOC131255432 gene encoding uncharacterized protein LOC131255432 yields the protein MAFSTAVYNNLVTPSSSSSSSHTSSQVCCLRLNRKHRVLAIPMAQNRKRPARLIIRSLLESNIGSSGNGAGEPTRVLLEKLFVQTQKLEEQMSNGSHLPEGVSINLEVLESDLKGALAALRKKEEDLQDAERMVTELNQAKRDLEQQEEEIAAVYSKQEELEEDLKKANDNLVSQARQIEDLKLLVGERDREIVAAQSALFLKEEEVNTMRDELMKKNEEAVRIYSDLNTRDQLLKEANEVIKKQQVTVEELERSVREKEHEFAASVQLRKDEEERMKVMEANLEKRTVEWLMAREVLSKLEVETSKHLTETKDNMEGLKTIRKLLIDVRSELVSAQKSLTSFRRKMEDQELLVERQLAEVNELKLVMMLYMTSLKEAQEEVESERAKLRVEQARSKELEHQLQMEQDLIGTLQEELNNEKSSLQKATQEQGLLREELERKTCEFNEAQNLLQVKESELVDARLQIQHLKSEQASVQRVLQVKDADLRNAQEKLEDVNHEVAELKMLMKNKEDNLIEATGKLWEKEEHVQTMQHELDDTKQRFLEAVTVVERISQLTNKLVTYENYGSNSLELLDDTSVLPGTENEMQQAVEKPVHDLRRVKQLEDELEMAKQNLRWRETELVAVQRDLAAKDEELKTVLDGWGMREMEMKRRIEEEMREEAEGLKKLYALAEETIRDRNVADLAIEKLQLEAAGLEVEAATSALHSLADMSQKLLNETGIALSFDDVIFQKEKVEQTGNCLRMSECFKVAQREVARLSSLTEQLVNEASIITSTTD from the coding sequence GTCTGCTGTCTGAGGCTCAACAGGAAGCACAGAGTATTAGCCATTCCGATGGCTCAAAACAGGAAGAGGCCTGCTCGGCTGATAATCAGATCATTACTAGAGTCAAACATTGGTAGCAGTGGCAATGGAGCAGGGGAACCTACCAGAGTCCTTCTCGAGAAACTGTTCGTGCAAACACAGAAGCTGGAAGAACAGATGAGTAATGGTTCTCACCTTCCTGAGGGCGTCAGCATTAACCTTGAAGTCCTGGAGTCCGACCTTAAAGGTGCCTTGGCAGCCTTgcgaaagaaagaagaagatctccAAGATGCAGAGAGGATGGTCACTGAATTGAATCAGGCGAAGCGAGACCTGGAGCAGCAGGAGGAAGAAATCGCTGCTGTATATTCCAAGCAGGAAGAACTGGAGGAAGACCTGAAGAAGGCCAATGACAATTTGGTGTCTCAAGCGAGGCAGATCGAAGATTTAAAACTCCTGGTTGGGGAGCGGGACAGGGAGATTGTTGCTGCACAATCTGCACTCTTtcttaaagaagaagaagtaaatacAATGAGAGATGAGTTGATGAAGAAGAACGAGGAAGCAGTTAGGATCTATTCCGACCTCAACACCAGGGATCAGCTGCTCAAGGAAGCGAATGAAGTCATTAAGAAACAACAAGTCACAGTTGAAGAGCTAGAAAGATCGGTCAGAGAAAAGGAGCATGAGTTTGCGGCATCTGTGCAGCTTAGGAAAGATGAAGAAGAGAGAATGAAAGTTATGGAGGCCAACTTAGAGAAGCGGACTGTGGAATGGTTAATGGCACGGGAAGTGTTGAGTAAATTGGAAGTAGAAACATCAAAGCATTTGACTGAAACCAAGGATAACATGGAGGGCCTCAAAACAATAAGAAAGCTTCTCATTGACGTGAGGTCTGAGTTGGTTTCTGCTCAAAAATCTCTCACCTCCTTTCGCAGGAAAATGGAGGATCAAGAACTACTAGTCGAGAGACAACTAGCAGAAGTCAACGAGCTAAAGCTTGTCATGATGTTATACATGACGAGTTTGAAAGAAGCCCAAGAGGAAGTTGAGAGTGAGAGGGCTAAGCTGAGAGTCGAACAGGCTCGAAGCAAGGAACTTGAACACCAGTTACAGATGGAGCAAGATCTGATCGGAACTCTACAAGAGGAACTAAATAATGAGAAATCTTCTTTACAAAAGGCAACCCAAGAACAAGGATTGCTTAGGGAGGAGCTTGAGCGGAAAACTTGTGAGTTCAATGAAGCTCAGAATCTTCTGCAGGTTAAAGAGTCAGAATTGGTGGATGCCAGACTACAAATTCAACATCTGAAATCTGAGCAGGCATCTGTTCAGCGTGTTCTACAAGTTAAGGATGCGGATCTTCGGAATGCACAGGAAAAGCTGGAGGATGTGAACCATGAGGTTGCTGAGTTGAAGATGCTCATGAAAAACAAAGAAGACAATCTTATTGAAGCAACTGGAAAGCTGTGGGAGAAGGAAGAGCATGTTCAAACGATGCAGCATGAACTTGATGACACGAAGCAAAGGTTTTTGGAGGCTGTGACTGTGGTGGAACGAATCTCTCAGCTGACAAACAAGCTTGTTACTTATGAAAACTATGGTAGCAATTCTTTGGAGCTGTTGGATGATACAAGTGTCCTACCTGGGACAGAAAATGAGATGCAGCAGGCAGTAGAAAAACCCGTACATGATTTACGGAGAGTGAAACAGTTGGAGGACGAGCTTGAGATGGCAAAACAAAACCTGAGATGGAGAGAAACAGAACTTGTGGCAGTGCAGAGAGATCTGGCTGCCAAGGATGAGGAGCTCAAGACAGTTCTCGATGGATGGGGTATGAGAGAGATGGAAATGAAGAGGAGGATCGAAGAAGAGATGAGGGAAGAAGCTGAAGGCCTCAAGAAACTGTATGCACTTGCAGAGGAAACAATTAGGGACAGGAACGTCGCTGATCTAGCTATCGAGAAGCTACAGCTTGAAGCTGCTGGATTGGAAGTTGAAGCTGCGACGAGCGCACTGCACAGCCTTGCAGATATGAGCCAGAAGCTTTTGAATGAGACCGGAATTGCATTGAGTTTTGATGATGTTATCTTTCAGAAGGAGAAAGTGGAACAAACTGGCAATTGTCTGAGGATGAGTGAATGTTTTAAAGTGGCCCAAAGAGAAGTTGCCCGGCTATCGTCTTTGACGGAGCAATTGGTGAATGAGGCCAGTATTATCACCAGTACTACTGACTGA